Genomic segment of Deltaproteobacteria bacterium:
TTCTCAGGGCATTATCCAAGGCATTTACAGGACCATTCCCCTCAGCGGCAGTCAATTCCTCTTCACTGCCTACCGATATCTTGATCGTGGCCTGCGATATGGGCGGATTGTTTCCTGTTTTTGCGTTAATTACCTGAAAGCTCTCAAGAACAAACGGCTCTACAATCTCACCTTTTATTTTTTTCATCAATACCGAAAGGGAGCCGTCGGCCGAGTCAAAATGATATCCCTGGTCCTCCATTATCTTTATCTGTCGAACGATATCTTTATTTATAGCCGTCTCTTTGCCTAAATCGACACCCAGTTCCCTTGCCTTATATGCGATATTACTTTTCCCCGAAAGGTCCGATACCAGCACCCGCTCATGATTTCCCACCAGTTCCGGTTTAATATGTTCATATGCGACCGGATTTTTTAAAACGGCATCAACATGTACTCCACCCTTATGAGCAAATGCGCTTCGACCAACAAACGGCCTTGAATTGAGCGGGGGGATATTCGCAACATCGCTCACATAATTAGAGAGGTTAGTCAATTGACTGATAGACGCCTCAGGCAGACATCTCTTATTCATTTTCAACTGGAGGTTGCCGATTATGGAAATAAGGTCGGCATTTCCGCACCTTTCCCCATACCCGTTAATCGTTCCATGAACCATCCTGACACCTGCAAGAACGGCTGCAAGTGAGTTTGCTACGCCAAGGCCACAATCGTTATGGGCATGGATACCGAGGAGATGGGGAGGAATATGAGATGTGACTTCCTTGATTATTGTGGTTAGATCATGAGTCATTGTCCCACCATTTGTATCACACAGAACAATCATATCAGACCCGGCAGAAAGGGCAGTCTCTATTACTGTGCGTGCATACCCGGGATTATTTTTATATCCGTCGAAAAAGTGCTCCGCATCAAAGATGACTTCCTTCCCCTTTGACTTTAAATATGCAACAGAATCGCGGATCATGTCCAGATTTTCCTCAAGGGATACATTGAGAATATCTGAAAGATGAAGATCCCATGTCTTGCCGAAAATTGCCACTGTCGGCGTCTCGGATTGCAGCAGAGCCATTATATTAGGACACATTGAGGCATTAATATACGGCTTTCTGGTACTGCCGAATGCTGCAAGACGGGCATGCTTGAACGACATACCCTTCGCCATTTCGAAAAAGCGCGCATCTTTTGGATTTGATCCCGGCCATCCGCCTTCAATGTAGTGAAAACCAATCTCGTCAAGACGTTGAGCGATGCGAAATTTTTCTTCAGCCGAAAAATTGATCTGCTCTCCCTGGGTCCCGTCTCTCAATGTCGTATCATAAAGCAAAACATCTCCTGAATCCATAACTCCCTCCCTTTTTTAAAAAAAAACCGCTATCAGATACCCTGATAACGGATTCCTCTTACTTTCATGTTTTTTATCGAAACACTACACCACTACCAGGTCTCCTATGTCAGGAACCTAATTATGCCTGCGATGATTATAATGGGTTTTTTGGTGATCATGTTTCCAATCATGCTGCCTCGTTGCTCCAAAAGGTGAGACTCTATTTGTTCATAATGTATAAATATACATACCATTTGTCAACAGAAAAGATACTGTAAGCCATTTACCGCATGTTGCATGCAATAAATTGCAAAGAGAGAAGAATAAAAATTGACCTCTTCACCGTAGTTGTGTACTTAGGCGAATATTGGTTGATAAAAGGAGATGTACCATGACCGGCAACGATCCGAATAATAGCCCTGAAATGAAGATAGACCAGGACAATCTTTATCATGAGGAGACTTTCTCCGATTTGAAGGTCGGGTGGATCCGGCGACTCACTCCCGTGAGAGCCGACGGTTCCAGGGATAATAGACGTAAACCCATTTTTATCGGGCAGACGCAACTGGTTTCACCGCAAGGACCTATCCCGATTCAATGCGAAATCCCGGCGAAGACTCTTCCGGATGCCATATCAAAATTTCCTGAAGCGATGGAACTGACGATAAAGAAGGTGATGGAACGGGCGATGGAAATGCAGCGGCAGGCCGAATCCCGGATTATCACGCCTTAATCCACCTGAGAAAAAACAGGAATTGCATTGCGTTCTTCAAATACCATTGCAGCTCAGACATCCTCTTTTTTAAGAAAGTCAATGGCATTCCTGAAGATGGCCAGTCCCATCCCTTCTTCGGGAAGTGTCTCACGGGTCCAGCGGGGATGGTTGGTGTAGTGGAGATATGCTTCGGGATGAGGCATGAGGCCAAAAATCCTCCCCGTACTGTCGCAGATACCGGCGATGCCGTCTATAGAGCCGTTAGGATTAGCGGGATAGTCCATGGCGATATCCGTATAATTATGATGACTGTACTGAACAGGGACCTGGCGAGCATCGTGTAACCTTTCGAGAATATCCTCATCTTTCGTAATAAACTTTCCCTCCCCGTGTCTTACGGGGAGATACAGCACCCCTATATTTTTTGTGAAGATGCAGGGGGAATCATGATTCACCCGGAGATAAACCCATCGATCTTCAAAGCGGCCTGAATCGTTGAAAGTCAGAGTTACAGTCTGCGTCCGGTAATCTCCGTCAAAACCGGGGAGCATCCCCAGTTTGACCAATAGCTGGAATCCATTGCAGACGCCGAGGATCAGCTTACCCTGTGCGATGAACCTGACAAATTGATCATACAATATCTCTGAAGTTCCTTTGACTTTTGCGTGCAGGATACGGTTCGCCCCGGCTTTCGCCGAGCCCAGATCATCGCCGTCAAGAAACCCTCCGGGCAGGTTGAGGAAATGATAATCATCGAGGCTTTTTTCGCCATAGAGCAACGTGCTGATATGGACGATATCCACCTCATCGGCGCCCGCAAGCCTGCAGGCATGCGCCATTTCCATCTCACAGTTCGTTCCGTTTCCTGTAATGACGATTGTTTTAACCTTCTTGGGCATACGATGTTCCTCTGTATGAAAATATTAATAATTACCGTAGTTGCAAAAAGGATTCAAGGATTCAAGGGTTCAAGTGTTCAAGTGTTTATTTTCCAACCTTTCAATCCTTGTCCTTTTTCAACATCTCGCTCGAATCCTTGACTCCTTGGCTCCTCAAATCCTGAAGATACAGGCAACTTTTCCAAGATGAAGCAACATTAAAAGTCCAGCGGCTTTTGCCACACCGCTTTTAATTCGTCGATATCTTCCTCGACGATACTGTTTCCCCTGATTCCATTTATTTTCAATAGCCCTTCCTCAAGAACTGTTCCCACCTGACTGATGCTCATTCCCTTCATTATTTCTTCGAACGGCTCTTTTACAGCGGGAGAAATCGTGACAACAAATCTGCTCTGTGACTCCGAAAAAAGGAGTGTATCGTCACGATCGACGCCGGGAGATGGGACGAGGTCAAGGTTGACCAGCATGCCCAACCCGCCTGCAAACGCTGTCTCGGCAAGGGCAACACCAACTCCTCCATCAGAACAGTCATGACAGGAAGCCACAAGGCCTTTCTGAATGGCTCCGCTCAACGCGATATACAGCGCTTTCGCTTTTTCCGCGTTGACCCTTGGAACCTCATTCCCAATGTAGCCATGCATGGCGTACCATTCGGAACCACCTAATTCAGGATAGGTCTCACCGACGATATAGACTAAATCACCGGGGCGCTTCGCATCCATCGTGACCGCTTGCCGCACATCCTCGATTTTTCCAATGGTAGAAAACAGGAGAGTCGGCGGGATCGATATTTTCACGTTTCCGATGTGATAGTCATTTTTCATACTGTCCTTTCCCGAAATGCAGGGAACACCGAAAGCCCTCGTATAAAAATAAAGGGCCTTGTTCGCCCGGACGAGTTGCGCCAGTTTATACTCGCCGTCGGGGGTCTTTTCCGACTGGACCGGATCGCACCAGCAGAAGTTATCCAGCCCGGCCATCCGGTCAAGGCTTCCCCCCACAGCTATTGCATTCCTTATAGCCTCGTCAATAGCACATGCAGCCATGTGGTACGTATCAATATCACTGTAACGGGGGCAGATACCGTTCGCCACAACAACACCTTCAAAGGAAGTAAGGATGGGCCGGATAACCGCGGCATCACTGGGTCCGTCATTGGCAATACCGACCAGCGGCTTAATAACGCTGCCTCCCTGGACCTCATGATCGTACTGTCGTACGACGGCCTCCTTGCTGCAGATATTCATCCTGGATAGCATGTTTTTCAAGGCCTGCCCCATATCGGCAGGTTCAGGAAAATCCGGCTCCGGATGCAAAGGGGGTAACCACTTTGCACGCAACTGCATCTGGGGAACTCCGCTGTGGAGGAAATCCATCTCCAGATAGGCAACCGTTTGGTCCCCATAGAGAACATGGAACATTCCAGAATCCGTGTATTTGCCGACAACGGTCGCCTCCACATCCATCTTCCGTGCAAGCTCAAGAAATGCATCGACTTTTTCCGGAGCTACCGCCAGCGTCATCCTCTCCTGGGATTCGGAGATGAGAATCTCCCAGGGGTTCAAGCCGGCATACTTCAAGGGAGCCTTCTTCAGATCGATTTTACATCCACCGGATAAGCGGGCAGTCTCGCCTACAGAGGAAGAAAGGCCGCCCGCACCGTTATCGGTAATACACCGATAGATGCCGCGGTCTCTCGCAATCAGAAGAAAATCGGTCATCTTTTTCTGAGTGATGGGATCACCGATCTGTACAGCCGTCACGGGGGAACCCTCATGAAGTTCCTCGGAAGAAAATGTCGCCCCGTGAATCCCATCCTTCCCGATTCTACCCCCGGCCATAACAACAGCATCCCCGGGGTGAATTTCTTTCGTATGCGCAGGCTCACCATGGACAAAGGAAGGCATGATCCCCCCCGTCCCACAGTACACAAGAGGTTTCCCCAGAAATCGCTCATCGAATACAATGCACCCGTTAATTGTGGGGATACCGCTCTTATTCCCACCATGCTCAACACCTTCCCGAACCCCTTCATAGATGCGTCTCGGGTGGAGGATCCGTTTCGGGAGTGGTTTATCATACGTGGGCGGTGCAAAACAGAAGACGTCTGTGTTGAAGATCAGTTTCGCGCCTCTGCCCGTGCCGAAAGGATCCCTGTTGACCCCGACAATTCCCGTAAGGGCGCCGCCATAGGGGTCAAGAGCCGAAGGAGAATTGTGCGTCTCTACCTTGAAAACCAGATTGTAGTCATCATTGAATTTTATTATTCCGGCATTGTCGACAAAAACGGACAGGCACCAGTCATCCTTTCCCAGATGTTCCCTGATCTCCTTCGTGGATCTCCTGATGAAGCTGTCAAAAAGGGAATCGATTTCCTGAAATATACCACGTTCGTCTTCGTAAATAATCCTGGCGTTGAATATTTTGTGTTTGCAGTGCTCGGACCATGTCTGGGCAAGACATTCCAGTTCGGCATCGGTCATTGTTTCACCAAGGCCCACCTTTCTCCTCTCATCAAGAATCGCCTCATTTCTCAGATAATTCCGGAGAGCCTTCATCTCATCTAAATTCAGGGCCAGGACACGCTCGTTGCTCTTTTTAAGCAGCATCTCTTCGCTGACATCAAGATCGATTTCTTCAACAGTCAGGTGGTTTTCACCGATAACACGCGGCACAGAGGAAGGCATCCCCTTCTTCCTGTCCCATGACTTTCCATCAACGATCACGTATCGCTCGATGAGATCATTGGCCAAGAGGCTCGAAGCGATTCTTTCTGCGTCTTCCCTCCTGATCGGCCCTTCAATCACATATTGCCTTGATGTGTATACCCCGGAAAGCCGGTCCGATACTCTCCTTAAGAGCAATTCGATAGACTCCCTGGCAGTTTTTCCGACGTTATCGGTGACACCGGGCCTGAAACCCACTTCAATCATCCAGTCGAATCGGTCAGCCAGGCCGGTGTTAATTGCAAAATTCTGGATGATCGAATCGGAAAGAGGGCCGCCGGCAACGATTTCCAGCTCCTCGCGTGTCAGGTTTCCATCAATGGTATGGACTTCGATGGTTTTCACTGAATCAACATTGATGTGCAAATGTTCGACAATTCTTTTTTTAATCTTTTCGCCGAGGGCGTCTCTTATCCCTTCCTTGAATCCTATTTCAATCCTGTCTGCCATTTTTTGCTAAGACCTTTTCCCTGCCATGATAATTAAGATAAGTGCGCCGGTAAAATACCAAAAGGCATTTGATAAATCAACCTGGGATTGGGTTTTTCTCCATGCATTAACTTTTTGCGATAGTATCAAGAACTATCACCTGAAATTTTTTGCGATGAAACAATTGCATAAAATGGTTGAATATGCTAACAAATTCACCTAACAAGATAGATATAAACGGCCGGCTTAGGTAATAGAGAAACAGTAATCTAAGTGTTTGCACTCTTGGA
This window contains:
- the cimA gene encoding citramalate synthase encodes the protein MDSGDVLLYDTTLRDGTQGEQINFSAEEKFRIAQRLDEIGFHYIEGGWPGSNPKDARFFEMAKGMSFKHARLAAFGSTRKPYINASMCPNIMALLQSETPTVAIFGKTWDLHLSDILNVSLEENLDMIRDSVAYLKSKGKEVIFDAEHFFDGYKNNPGYARTVIETALSAGSDMIVLCDTNGGTMTHDLTTIIKEVTSHIPPHLLGIHAHNDCGLGVANSLAAVLAGVRMVHGTINGYGERCGNADLISIIGNLQLKMNKRCLPEASISQLTNLSNYVSDVANIPPLNSRPFVGRSAFAHKGGVHVDAVLKNPVAYEHIKPELVGNHERVLVSDLSGKSNIAYKARELGVDLGKETAINKDIVRQIKIMEDQGYHFDSADGSLSVLMKKIKGEIVEPFVLESFQVINAKTGNNPPISQATIKISVGSEEELTAAEGNGPVNALDNALRKALTKFYPQINEMHLVDFKVRILEGCEGTAAKVRVLIDSSDGRDIWSTIGVSTNIIEASWQALVDSIQYKLNKDEENINNNV
- a CDS encoding phosphoribosylformylglycinamidine synthase subunit PurQ, with product MPKKVKTIVITGNGTNCEMEMAHACRLAGADEVDIVHISTLLYGEKSLDDYHFLNLPGGFLDGDDLGSAKAGANRILHAKVKGTSEILYDQFVRFIAQGKLILGVCNGFQLLVKLGMLPGFDGDYRTQTVTLTFNDSGRFEDRWVYLRVNHDSPCIFTKNIGVLYLPVRHGEGKFITKDEDILERLHDARQVPVQYSHHNYTDIAMDYPANPNGSIDGIAGICDSTGRIFGLMPHPEAYLHYTNHPRWTRETLPEEGMGLAIFRNAIDFLKKEDV
- a CDS encoding AIR synthase-related protein encodes the protein MADRIEIGFKEGIRDALGEKIKKRIVEHLHINVDSVKTIEVHTIDGNLTREELEIVAGGPLSDSIIQNFAINTGLADRFDWMIEVGFRPGVTDNVGKTARESIELLLRRVSDRLSGVYTSRQYVIEGPIRREDAERIASSLLANDLIERYVIVDGKSWDRKKGMPSSVPRVIGENHLTVEEIDLDVSEEMLLKKSNERVLALNLDEMKALRNYLRNEAILDERRKVGLGETMTDAELECLAQTWSEHCKHKIFNARIIYEDERGIFQEIDSLFDSFIRRSTKEIREHLGKDDWCLSVFVDNAGIIKFNDDYNLVFKVETHNSPSALDPYGGALTGIVGVNRDPFGTGRGAKLIFNTDVFCFAPPTYDKPLPKRILHPRRIYEGVREGVEHGGNKSGIPTINGCIVFDERFLGKPLVYCGTGGIMPSFVHGEPAHTKEIHPGDAVVMAGGRIGKDGIHGATFSSEELHEGSPVTAVQIGDPITQKKMTDFLLIARDRGIYRCITDNGAGGLSSSVGETARLSGGCKIDLKKAPLKYAGLNPWEILISESQERMTLAVAPEKVDAFLELARKMDVEATVVGKYTDSGMFHVLYGDQTVAYLEMDFLHSGVPQMQLRAKWLPPLHPEPDFPEPADMGQALKNMLSRMNICSKEAVVRQYDHEVQGGSVIKPLVGIANDGPSDAAVIRPILTSFEGVVVANGICPRYSDIDTYHMAACAIDEAIRNAIAVGGSLDRMAGLDNFCWCDPVQSEKTPDGEYKLAQLVRANKALYFYTRAFGVPCISGKDSMKNDYHIGNVKISIPPTLLFSTIGKIEDVRQAVTMDAKRPGDLVYIVGETYPELGGSEWYAMHGYIGNEVPRVNAEKAKALYIALSGAIQKGLVASCHDCSDGGVGVALAETAFAGGLGMLVNLDLVPSPGVDRDDTLLFSESQSRFVVTISPAVKEPFEEIMKGMSISQVGTVLEEGLLKINGIRGNSIVEEDIDELKAVWQKPLDF